The following proteins are encoded in a genomic region of Ostrinia nubilalis chromosome 1, ilOstNubi1.1, whole genome shotgun sequence:
- the LOC135072363 gene encoding glutaminase liver isoform, mitochondrial isoform X4 — protein MNSRQLRRLATAARPLKPSPCLRVRNYSQKWRNSAPTFYAVQTIDMRPYSFVHNVDPVLVREGSHRNADDVLFDMFKNEDTGLMPVGKFLAALRTTGIRKNDSRVKEVMHNLYKVHKEQNFEGGSPETLKLDRKTFKEVIAPNIVLITRAFRSQFVIPDFQDFIKDIEEMYWAAKSNTDGKVASYIPQLARANPDCWGVSVCTIDGQRFSIGDVTVPFTLQSTSKPLTYAMALETLGPDVVHKYVGTEPSGRNFNELVLDYNMKPHNPMINAGAILLCSLLKTLDKPEMTLAEKFDYVMSFFSRLAGNEVLGFNNAVFLSEREAADRNYALGFYMREHKCYPEKTNLRECMDFYFQCCSMEANCDIMSIMAATLANGGICPITDEKVLRPDSVRNVLSLMHSCGMYDYSGQFAFKVGLPAKSGVSGAMLIVVPNVMGICTWSPPLDPLGNSCRGLQFCDALIERFNFHKYDNIRYASHKKDPRRYKFETTGLSIVNLLFSAASGDLSALRRHHLSGMDMTLSDYDGRTALHLAAAEGHLACVDFLLAQCAVPHDPRDRWGSRPLNEAETFGHTAVVNYLKDWERTHPHNEATDAPPSSVDDLLEAKPDANDAVKDPSIQEIVSRNGDKVQ, from the exons ATGAACAGCCGACAACTCCGACGACTGGCTACCGCCGCCAGGCCCCTAAAACCTTCCCCGTGTCTTCGCGTCCGAAATTACAGTCAA AAATGGCGGAACTCGGCGCCGACGTTCTACGCCGTTCAAACCATCGATATGAG ACCTTACTCGTTCGTGCACAACGTTGATCCCGTCTT GGTTCGCGAAGGTTCTCACAGAAATGCCGACGACGTCCTATTTGATATGTTCAAGAATGAAGACACGGGACTTATGCCAGTTGGAAAGTTTTTGGCC gCCTTGAGAACCACCGGGATAAGAAAGAACGATTCTCGCGTGAAAGAAGTAATGCACAATCTATACAAAGTACATAAAGAACAAAATTTCGAAGGAGGCTCCCCAGAAACGCTGAAGCTAGATAGAAAAACATTTAAGGAAGTGATTGCTCCCAACATTGTTTTGATTACGAGGGCATTCCGCAGTCAGTTTGTCATTCCTGACTTCCAAGACTTCATAAAGGATATTGAGGAGATGTACTGGGCTGCAAAGAGCAACACCGATGGAAAAGTGGCCAGTTACATACCGCAGCTGGCTCGGGCCAACCCAGACTGTTGGGGAGTCAGCGTCTGCACAATCGACGGCCAAAGATTCTCTATTG GTGACGTGACTGTCCCATTCACACTACAGTCCACGAGTAAGCCCCTGACTTACGCAATGGCGCTCGAAACTCTGGGACCTGATGTGGTGCACAAATATGTTGGCACGGAGCCCAGCGGACGGAACTTCAATGAACTCGTCTTGGACTACAATA TGAAACCGCACAACCCGATGATCAACGCTGGTGCAATTTTATTATGCTCATTACTGAAAACCTTGGACAAGCCCGAAATGACTCTCGCTGAAAAGTTCGACTACGTCATGTCATTCTTTAGTCGCCTTGCGGGAAATGAGGTGTTGGGTTTCAATAATGCAGTATTTCTGTCCGAGAGAGAGGCAGCTGACAGAAACTATGCGCTGGGATTTTACATGCGCGAGCATAAATGCTATCCGGAAAAGACAAATCTTCGGGAATGCATGGATTTCTATTTCCAG TGTTGTTCCATGGAGGCAAACTGTGATATAATGTCGATAATGGCAGCGACCCTCGCAAACGGAGGAATATGCCCAATCACGGACGAGAAAGTTTTGCGTCCAGACTCTGTCCGTAACGTTCTGTCCCTGATGCACAGCTGCGGAATGTACGACTACTCGGGACAGTTCGCCTTCAAAGTGGGATTGCCTGCAAAATCTGGAGTTTCGGGAGCTATGCTTATTGTTGTCCCCAATGTAATGGGCATCTGCACTTGGTCTCCGCCTTTGGATCCTCTAGGAAACAGCTGCAGGGGTCTTCAGTTCTGTGAC gcCCTAATAGAGCGATTCAATTTCCATAAATACGACAATATCCGCTACGCGAGTCATAAAAAGGATCCAAGACGGTACAAGTTTGAAACCACCGGTCTCAGTATTGTGAATCTGTTATTCTCAGCGGCAAGTGGAGACCTTAGTGCTCTAAGAAg gCACCACTTATCTGGAATGGACATGACATTATCGGACTACGACGGCCGCACTGCTCTGCATTTAGCGGCGGCTGAAGGGCACCTAGCGTGTGTAGACTTCCTCTTAGCCCAATGCGCGGTGCCCCATGACCCCCGCGACCGCTGGGGCAGCCGCCCTCTAAACGAGGCCGAAACATTCGGCCACACTGCCGTAGTCAATTACCTCAAGGATTGGGAACGCACACATCCTCATAACGAGGCTACTGACGCTCCACCGTCTTCTGTAGACGATTTATTAGAAGCAAAACCCGACGCCAACGACGCCGTCAAAGACCCAAGTATACAAGAGATCGTTTCGAGGAATGGTGATAAAGTACAGTAG
- the LOC135072363 gene encoding glutaminase liver isoform, mitochondrial isoform X5 — translation MNSRQLRRLATAARPLKPSPCLRVRNYSQVRPVYVIDKHKWRNSAPTFYAVQTIDMRVREGSHRNADDVLFDMFKNEDTGLMPVGKFLAALRTTGIRKNDSRVKEVMHNLYKVHKEQNFEGGSPETLKLDRKTFKEVIAPNIVLITRAFRSQFVIPDFQDFIKDIEEMYWAAKSNTDGKVASYIPQLARANPDCWGVSVCTIDGQRFSIGDVTVPFTLQSTSKPLTYAMALETLGPDVVHKYVGTEPSGRNFNELVLDYNMKPHNPMINAGAILLCSLLKTLDKPEMTLAEKFDYVMSFFSRLAGNEVLGFNNAVFLSEREAADRNYALGFYMREHKCYPEKTNLRECMDFYFQCCSMEANCDIMSIMAATLANGGICPITDEKVLRPDSVRNVLSLMHSCGMYDYSGQFAFKVGLPAKSGVSGAMLIVVPNVMGICTWSPPLDPLGNSCRGLQFCDALIERFNFHKYDNIRYASHKKDPRRYKFETTGLSIVNLLFSAASGDLSALRRHHLSGMDMTLSDYDGRTALHLAAAEGHLACVDFLLAQCAVPHDPRDRWGSRPLNEAETFGHTAVVNYLKDWERTHPHNEATDAPPSSVDDLLEAKPDANDAVKDPSIQEIVSRNGDKVQ, via the exons ATGAACAGCCGACAACTCCGACGACTGGCTACCGCCGCCAGGCCCCTAAAACCTTCCCCGTGTCTTCGCGTCCGAAATTACAGTCAAGTGAGACCCGTCTATGTAATCGATAAACAT AAATGGCGGAACTCGGCGCCGACGTTCTACGCCGTTCAAACCATCGATATGAG GGTTCGCGAAGGTTCTCACAGAAATGCCGACGACGTCCTATTTGATATGTTCAAGAATGAAGACACGGGACTTATGCCAGTTGGAAAGTTTTTGGCC gCCTTGAGAACCACCGGGATAAGAAAGAACGATTCTCGCGTGAAAGAAGTAATGCACAATCTATACAAAGTACATAAAGAACAAAATTTCGAAGGAGGCTCCCCAGAAACGCTGAAGCTAGATAGAAAAACATTTAAGGAAGTGATTGCTCCCAACATTGTTTTGATTACGAGGGCATTCCGCAGTCAGTTTGTCATTCCTGACTTCCAAGACTTCATAAAGGATATTGAGGAGATGTACTGGGCTGCAAAGAGCAACACCGATGGAAAAGTGGCCAGTTACATACCGCAGCTGGCTCGGGCCAACCCAGACTGTTGGGGAGTCAGCGTCTGCACAATCGACGGCCAAAGATTCTCTATTG GTGACGTGACTGTCCCATTCACACTACAGTCCACGAGTAAGCCCCTGACTTACGCAATGGCGCTCGAAACTCTGGGACCTGATGTGGTGCACAAATATGTTGGCACGGAGCCCAGCGGACGGAACTTCAATGAACTCGTCTTGGACTACAATA TGAAACCGCACAACCCGATGATCAACGCTGGTGCAATTTTATTATGCTCATTACTGAAAACCTTGGACAAGCCCGAAATGACTCTCGCTGAAAAGTTCGACTACGTCATGTCATTCTTTAGTCGCCTTGCGGGAAATGAGGTGTTGGGTTTCAATAATGCAGTATTTCTGTCCGAGAGAGAGGCAGCTGACAGAAACTATGCGCTGGGATTTTACATGCGCGAGCATAAATGCTATCCGGAAAAGACAAATCTTCGGGAATGCATGGATTTCTATTTCCAG TGTTGTTCCATGGAGGCAAACTGTGATATAATGTCGATAATGGCAGCGACCCTCGCAAACGGAGGAATATGCCCAATCACGGACGAGAAAGTTTTGCGTCCAGACTCTGTCCGTAACGTTCTGTCCCTGATGCACAGCTGCGGAATGTACGACTACTCGGGACAGTTCGCCTTCAAAGTGGGATTGCCTGCAAAATCTGGAGTTTCGGGAGCTATGCTTATTGTTGTCCCCAATGTAATGGGCATCTGCACTTGGTCTCCGCCTTTGGATCCTCTAGGAAACAGCTGCAGGGGTCTTCAGTTCTGTGAC gcCCTAATAGAGCGATTCAATTTCCATAAATACGACAATATCCGCTACGCGAGTCATAAAAAGGATCCAAGACGGTACAAGTTTGAAACCACCGGTCTCAGTATTGTGAATCTGTTATTCTCAGCGGCAAGTGGAGACCTTAGTGCTCTAAGAAg gCACCACTTATCTGGAATGGACATGACATTATCGGACTACGACGGCCGCACTGCTCTGCATTTAGCGGCGGCTGAAGGGCACCTAGCGTGTGTAGACTTCCTCTTAGCCCAATGCGCGGTGCCCCATGACCCCCGCGACCGCTGGGGCAGCCGCCCTCTAAACGAGGCCGAAACATTCGGCCACACTGCCGTAGTCAATTACCTCAAGGATTGGGAACGCACACATCCTCATAACGAGGCTACTGACGCTCCACCGTCTTCTGTAGACGATTTATTAGAAGCAAAACCCGACGCCAACGACGCCGTCAAAGACCCAAGTATACAAGAGATCGTTTCGAGGAATGGTGATAAAGTACAGTAG
- the LOC135072363 gene encoding glutaminase liver isoform, mitochondrial isoform X3, translating to MNSRQLRRLATAARPLKPSPCLRVRNYSQVRPVYVIDKHKWRNSAPTFYAVQTIDMRPYSFVHNVDPVLVREGSHRNADDVLFDMFKNEDTGLMPVGKFLAALRTTGIRKNDSRVKEVMHNLYKVHKEQNFEGGSPETLKLDRKTFKEVIAPNIVLITRAFRSQFVIPDFQDFIKDIEEMYWAAKSNTDGKVASYIPQLARANPDCWGVSVCTIDGQRFSIGDVTVPFTLQSTSKPLTYAMALETLGPDVVHKYVGTEPSGRNFNELVLDYNMKPHNPMINAGAILLCSLLKTLDKPEMTLAEKFDYVMSFFSRLAGNEVLGFNNAVFLSEREAADRNYALGFYMREHKCYPEKTNLRECMDFYFQCCSMEANCDIMSIMAATLANGGICPITDEKVLRPDSVRNVLSLMHSCGMYDYSGQFAFKVGLPAKSGVSGAMLIVVPNVMGICTWSPPLDPLGNSCRGLQFCDALIERFNFHKYDNIRYASHKKDPRRYKFETTGLSIVNLLFSAASGDLSALRRHHLSGMDMTLSDYDGRTALHLAAAEGHLACVDFLLAQCAVPHDPRDRWGSRPLNEAETFGHTAVVNYLKDWERTHPHNEATDAPPSSVDDLLEAKPDANDAVKDPSIQEIVSRNGDKVQ from the exons ATGAACAGCCGACAACTCCGACGACTGGCTACCGCCGCCAGGCCCCTAAAACCTTCCCCGTGTCTTCGCGTCCGAAATTACAGTCAAGTGAGACCCGTCTATGTAATCGATAAACAT AAATGGCGGAACTCGGCGCCGACGTTCTACGCCGTTCAAACCATCGATATGAG ACCTTACTCGTTCGTGCACAACGTTGATCCCGTCTT GGTTCGCGAAGGTTCTCACAGAAATGCCGACGACGTCCTATTTGATATGTTCAAGAATGAAGACACGGGACTTATGCCAGTTGGAAAGTTTTTGGCC gCCTTGAGAACCACCGGGATAAGAAAGAACGATTCTCGCGTGAAAGAAGTAATGCACAATCTATACAAAGTACATAAAGAACAAAATTTCGAAGGAGGCTCCCCAGAAACGCTGAAGCTAGATAGAAAAACATTTAAGGAAGTGATTGCTCCCAACATTGTTTTGATTACGAGGGCATTCCGCAGTCAGTTTGTCATTCCTGACTTCCAAGACTTCATAAAGGATATTGAGGAGATGTACTGGGCTGCAAAGAGCAACACCGATGGAAAAGTGGCCAGTTACATACCGCAGCTGGCTCGGGCCAACCCAGACTGTTGGGGAGTCAGCGTCTGCACAATCGACGGCCAAAGATTCTCTATTG GTGACGTGACTGTCCCATTCACACTACAGTCCACGAGTAAGCCCCTGACTTACGCAATGGCGCTCGAAACTCTGGGACCTGATGTGGTGCACAAATATGTTGGCACGGAGCCCAGCGGACGGAACTTCAATGAACTCGTCTTGGACTACAATA TGAAACCGCACAACCCGATGATCAACGCTGGTGCAATTTTATTATGCTCATTACTGAAAACCTTGGACAAGCCCGAAATGACTCTCGCTGAAAAGTTCGACTACGTCATGTCATTCTTTAGTCGCCTTGCGGGAAATGAGGTGTTGGGTTTCAATAATGCAGTATTTCTGTCCGAGAGAGAGGCAGCTGACAGAAACTATGCGCTGGGATTTTACATGCGCGAGCATAAATGCTATCCGGAAAAGACAAATCTTCGGGAATGCATGGATTTCTATTTCCAG TGTTGTTCCATGGAGGCAAACTGTGATATAATGTCGATAATGGCAGCGACCCTCGCAAACGGAGGAATATGCCCAATCACGGACGAGAAAGTTTTGCGTCCAGACTCTGTCCGTAACGTTCTGTCCCTGATGCACAGCTGCGGAATGTACGACTACTCGGGACAGTTCGCCTTCAAAGTGGGATTGCCTGCAAAATCTGGAGTTTCGGGAGCTATGCTTATTGTTGTCCCCAATGTAATGGGCATCTGCACTTGGTCTCCGCCTTTGGATCCTCTAGGAAACAGCTGCAGGGGTCTTCAGTTCTGTGAC gcCCTAATAGAGCGATTCAATTTCCATAAATACGACAATATCCGCTACGCGAGTCATAAAAAGGATCCAAGACGGTACAAGTTTGAAACCACCGGTCTCAGTATTGTGAATCTGTTATTCTCAGCGGCAAGTGGAGACCTTAGTGCTCTAAGAAg gCACCACTTATCTGGAATGGACATGACATTATCGGACTACGACGGCCGCACTGCTCTGCATTTAGCGGCGGCTGAAGGGCACCTAGCGTGTGTAGACTTCCTCTTAGCCCAATGCGCGGTGCCCCATGACCCCCGCGACCGCTGGGGCAGCCGCCCTCTAAACGAGGCCGAAACATTCGGCCACACTGCCGTAGTCAATTACCTCAAGGATTGGGAACGCACACATCCTCATAACGAGGCTACTGACGCTCCACCGTCTTCTGTAGACGATTTATTAGAAGCAAAACCCGACGCCAACGACGCCGTCAAAGACCCAAGTATACAAGAGATCGTTTCGAGGAATGGTGATAAAGTACAGTAG
- the LOC135072363 gene encoding glutaminase liver isoform, mitochondrial isoform X1: MMVQYNARGSRVRIARCSLRELARLVSHAHTCTAKPVTVMRYFSKGYEDFVMESSSDFEKWRNSAPTFYAVQTIDMRPYSFVHNVDPVLVREGSHRNADDVLFDMFKNEDTGLMPVGKFLAALRTTGIRKNDSRVKEVMHNLYKVHKEQNFEGGSPETLKLDRKTFKEVIAPNIVLITRAFRSQFVIPDFQDFIKDIEEMYWAAKSNTDGKVASYIPQLARANPDCWGVSVCTIDGQRFSIGDVTVPFTLQSTSKPLTYAMALETLGPDVVHKYVGTEPSGRNFNELVLDYNMKPHNPMINAGAILLCSLLKTLDKPEMTLAEKFDYVMSFFSRLAGNEVLGFNNAVFLSEREAADRNYALGFYMREHKCYPEKTNLRECMDFYFQCCSMEANCDIMSIMAATLANGGICPITDEKVLRPDSVRNVLSLMHSCGMYDYSGQFAFKVGLPAKSGVSGAMLIVVPNVMGICTWSPPLDPLGNSCRGLQFCDALIERFNFHKYDNIRYASHKKDPRRYKFETTGLSIVNLLFSAASGDLSALRRHHLSGMDMTLSDYDGRTALHLAAAEGHLACVDFLLAQCAVPHDPRDRWGSRPLNEAETFGHTAVVNYLKDWERTHPHNEATDAPPSSVDDLLEAKPDANDAVKDPSIQEIVSRNGDKVQ; the protein is encoded by the exons ATGATGGTCCAGTACAACGCGCGCGGAAGCCGCGTCCGAATCGCACGCTGCTCTCTCCGCGAACTCGCGCGCTTGGTGTCGCATGCGCACACTTGCACCGCGAAGCCTGTAACTGTTATGCGATACTTTTCAAAGGGCTACGAAGACTTTGTTATGGAAAGTAGCAGTGATTTTGAG AAATGGCGGAACTCGGCGCCGACGTTCTACGCCGTTCAAACCATCGATATGAG ACCTTACTCGTTCGTGCACAACGTTGATCCCGTCTT GGTTCGCGAAGGTTCTCACAGAAATGCCGACGACGTCCTATTTGATATGTTCAAGAATGAAGACACGGGACTTATGCCAGTTGGAAAGTTTTTGGCC gCCTTGAGAACCACCGGGATAAGAAAGAACGATTCTCGCGTGAAAGAAGTAATGCACAATCTATACAAAGTACATAAAGAACAAAATTTCGAAGGAGGCTCCCCAGAAACGCTGAAGCTAGATAGAAAAACATTTAAGGAAGTGATTGCTCCCAACATTGTTTTGATTACGAGGGCATTCCGCAGTCAGTTTGTCATTCCTGACTTCCAAGACTTCATAAAGGATATTGAGGAGATGTACTGGGCTGCAAAGAGCAACACCGATGGAAAAGTGGCCAGTTACATACCGCAGCTGGCTCGGGCCAACCCAGACTGTTGGGGAGTCAGCGTCTGCACAATCGACGGCCAAAGATTCTCTATTG GTGACGTGACTGTCCCATTCACACTACAGTCCACGAGTAAGCCCCTGACTTACGCAATGGCGCTCGAAACTCTGGGACCTGATGTGGTGCACAAATATGTTGGCACGGAGCCCAGCGGACGGAACTTCAATGAACTCGTCTTGGACTACAATA TGAAACCGCACAACCCGATGATCAACGCTGGTGCAATTTTATTATGCTCATTACTGAAAACCTTGGACAAGCCCGAAATGACTCTCGCTGAAAAGTTCGACTACGTCATGTCATTCTTTAGTCGCCTTGCGGGAAATGAGGTGTTGGGTTTCAATAATGCAGTATTTCTGTCCGAGAGAGAGGCAGCTGACAGAAACTATGCGCTGGGATTTTACATGCGCGAGCATAAATGCTATCCGGAAAAGACAAATCTTCGGGAATGCATGGATTTCTATTTCCAG TGTTGTTCCATGGAGGCAAACTGTGATATAATGTCGATAATGGCAGCGACCCTCGCAAACGGAGGAATATGCCCAATCACGGACGAGAAAGTTTTGCGTCCAGACTCTGTCCGTAACGTTCTGTCCCTGATGCACAGCTGCGGAATGTACGACTACTCGGGACAGTTCGCCTTCAAAGTGGGATTGCCTGCAAAATCTGGAGTTTCGGGAGCTATGCTTATTGTTGTCCCCAATGTAATGGGCATCTGCACTTGGTCTCCGCCTTTGGATCCTCTAGGAAACAGCTGCAGGGGTCTTCAGTTCTGTGAC gcCCTAATAGAGCGATTCAATTTCCATAAATACGACAATATCCGCTACGCGAGTCATAAAAAGGATCCAAGACGGTACAAGTTTGAAACCACCGGTCTCAGTATTGTGAATCTGTTATTCTCAGCGGCAAGTGGAGACCTTAGTGCTCTAAGAAg gCACCACTTATCTGGAATGGACATGACATTATCGGACTACGACGGCCGCACTGCTCTGCATTTAGCGGCGGCTGAAGGGCACCTAGCGTGTGTAGACTTCCTCTTAGCCCAATGCGCGGTGCCCCATGACCCCCGCGACCGCTGGGGCAGCCGCCCTCTAAACGAGGCCGAAACATTCGGCCACACTGCCGTAGTCAATTACCTCAAGGATTGGGAACGCACACATCCTCATAACGAGGCTACTGACGCTCCACCGTCTTCTGTAGACGATTTATTAGAAGCAAAACCCGACGCCAACGACGCCGTCAAAGACCCAAGTATACAAGAGATCGTTTCGAGGAATGGTGATAAAGTACAGTAG
- the LOC135072363 gene encoding glutaminase liver isoform, mitochondrial isoform X2: MMVQYNARGSRVRIARCSLRELARLVSHAHTCTAKPVTVMRYFSKGYEDFVMESSSDFEKWRNSAPTFYAVQTIDMRVREGSHRNADDVLFDMFKNEDTGLMPVGKFLAALRTTGIRKNDSRVKEVMHNLYKVHKEQNFEGGSPETLKLDRKTFKEVIAPNIVLITRAFRSQFVIPDFQDFIKDIEEMYWAAKSNTDGKVASYIPQLARANPDCWGVSVCTIDGQRFSIGDVTVPFTLQSTSKPLTYAMALETLGPDVVHKYVGTEPSGRNFNELVLDYNMKPHNPMINAGAILLCSLLKTLDKPEMTLAEKFDYVMSFFSRLAGNEVLGFNNAVFLSEREAADRNYALGFYMREHKCYPEKTNLRECMDFYFQCCSMEANCDIMSIMAATLANGGICPITDEKVLRPDSVRNVLSLMHSCGMYDYSGQFAFKVGLPAKSGVSGAMLIVVPNVMGICTWSPPLDPLGNSCRGLQFCDALIERFNFHKYDNIRYASHKKDPRRYKFETTGLSIVNLLFSAASGDLSALRRHHLSGMDMTLSDYDGRTALHLAAAEGHLACVDFLLAQCAVPHDPRDRWGSRPLNEAETFGHTAVVNYLKDWERTHPHNEATDAPPSSVDDLLEAKPDANDAVKDPSIQEIVSRNGDKVQ; encoded by the exons ATGATGGTCCAGTACAACGCGCGCGGAAGCCGCGTCCGAATCGCACGCTGCTCTCTCCGCGAACTCGCGCGCTTGGTGTCGCATGCGCACACTTGCACCGCGAAGCCTGTAACTGTTATGCGATACTTTTCAAAGGGCTACGAAGACTTTGTTATGGAAAGTAGCAGTGATTTTGAG AAATGGCGGAACTCGGCGCCGACGTTCTACGCCGTTCAAACCATCGATATGAG GGTTCGCGAAGGTTCTCACAGAAATGCCGACGACGTCCTATTTGATATGTTCAAGAATGAAGACACGGGACTTATGCCAGTTGGAAAGTTTTTGGCC gCCTTGAGAACCACCGGGATAAGAAAGAACGATTCTCGCGTGAAAGAAGTAATGCACAATCTATACAAAGTACATAAAGAACAAAATTTCGAAGGAGGCTCCCCAGAAACGCTGAAGCTAGATAGAAAAACATTTAAGGAAGTGATTGCTCCCAACATTGTTTTGATTACGAGGGCATTCCGCAGTCAGTTTGTCATTCCTGACTTCCAAGACTTCATAAAGGATATTGAGGAGATGTACTGGGCTGCAAAGAGCAACACCGATGGAAAAGTGGCCAGTTACATACCGCAGCTGGCTCGGGCCAACCCAGACTGTTGGGGAGTCAGCGTCTGCACAATCGACGGCCAAAGATTCTCTATTG GTGACGTGACTGTCCCATTCACACTACAGTCCACGAGTAAGCCCCTGACTTACGCAATGGCGCTCGAAACTCTGGGACCTGATGTGGTGCACAAATATGTTGGCACGGAGCCCAGCGGACGGAACTTCAATGAACTCGTCTTGGACTACAATA TGAAACCGCACAACCCGATGATCAACGCTGGTGCAATTTTATTATGCTCATTACTGAAAACCTTGGACAAGCCCGAAATGACTCTCGCTGAAAAGTTCGACTACGTCATGTCATTCTTTAGTCGCCTTGCGGGAAATGAGGTGTTGGGTTTCAATAATGCAGTATTTCTGTCCGAGAGAGAGGCAGCTGACAGAAACTATGCGCTGGGATTTTACATGCGCGAGCATAAATGCTATCCGGAAAAGACAAATCTTCGGGAATGCATGGATTTCTATTTCCAG TGTTGTTCCATGGAGGCAAACTGTGATATAATGTCGATAATGGCAGCGACCCTCGCAAACGGAGGAATATGCCCAATCACGGACGAGAAAGTTTTGCGTCCAGACTCTGTCCGTAACGTTCTGTCCCTGATGCACAGCTGCGGAATGTACGACTACTCGGGACAGTTCGCCTTCAAAGTGGGATTGCCTGCAAAATCTGGAGTTTCGGGAGCTATGCTTATTGTTGTCCCCAATGTAATGGGCATCTGCACTTGGTCTCCGCCTTTGGATCCTCTAGGAAACAGCTGCAGGGGTCTTCAGTTCTGTGAC gcCCTAATAGAGCGATTCAATTTCCATAAATACGACAATATCCGCTACGCGAGTCATAAAAAGGATCCAAGACGGTACAAGTTTGAAACCACCGGTCTCAGTATTGTGAATCTGTTATTCTCAGCGGCAAGTGGAGACCTTAGTGCTCTAAGAAg gCACCACTTATCTGGAATGGACATGACATTATCGGACTACGACGGCCGCACTGCTCTGCATTTAGCGGCGGCTGAAGGGCACCTAGCGTGTGTAGACTTCCTCTTAGCCCAATGCGCGGTGCCCCATGACCCCCGCGACCGCTGGGGCAGCCGCCCTCTAAACGAGGCCGAAACATTCGGCCACACTGCCGTAGTCAATTACCTCAAGGATTGGGAACGCACACATCCTCATAACGAGGCTACTGACGCTCCACCGTCTTCTGTAGACGATTTATTAGAAGCAAAACCCGACGCCAACGACGCCGTCAAAGACCCAAGTATACAAGAGATCGTTTCGAGGAATGGTGATAAAGTACAGTAG